The Limanda limanda chromosome 20, fLimLim1.1, whole genome shotgun sequence genome has a segment encoding these proteins:
- the lrrc30a gene encoding leucine-rich repeat-containing protein 30a → MGGAGCKEVKEEKRSLGGEDSLSSADRIRRFIIKQFGFNVLSLARRGLKDVPDELWELLELEKLNLSLNSLKVLPPHLARLSNLVVLNLWGNQLSSLPSEIGQLRRLRVLFVYRNRLTEVPEELGACTQLEVLSLANNQLSSLPASLSNLTRLRKLNLSHNHMAHIPGCVYHMKALVFLHLACNHLENLAENIQALLELKILIVEGNSLRSLPKGLCCLTRLELLNLDFNDIKDVPQDLHQLCRLEKLACHPLDKGLHIVHNPLLKPLKEVLERGGLADLFTYLRAS, encoded by the exons ATGGGAGGAGCCGGCTgtaaggaggtgaaggaggagaagaggagcttGGGGGGGGAGGACAGTCTCTCGTCCGCCGACAGAATCAGACGATTTATCATCAAACAGTTTGGATTCAACGTCCTGAGTCTGGCTCGACGAGGCCTGAAG gACGTCCCAGATGAGTTGTGGGAGCTGCTGGAGTTGGAGAAGTTGAACTTGTCTCTGAACAGTCTGAaggttcttcctcctcatctggCTCGGCTCTCCAACCTGGTGGTCCTCAACCTGTGGGGCAACCAG TTGAGCAGTCTGCCGTCAGAGATCGGGCAGTTGAGGAGACTCCGAGTTTTATTCGTCTACAGAAACAGACTCACTGAAGTTCCTGAGGAGCTGGGAGCGTGTACACAACTGGag gtgcTGAGTCTCGCCAACAACCAGCTGTCCTCTCTGCCGGCGTCTCTGTCCAACCTGACCCGACTCAGGAAACTCAACCTCAGCCACAACCACATGGCTCACATCCCAGGCTGTGTCTACCACATGAAGGCACTG GTGTTCCTACATCTGGCCTGTAACCATCTGGAGAACCTGGCAGAGAACATCCAGGCTCTGCTGGAACTAAAGATCCTCATCGTGGAAGGAAACAGCCTCAGATCACTGCCCAAGGGCCTGTGCTGCCTGACCAG GTTGGAGCTGCTGAATCTGGACTTTAATGACATTAAAGATGTTCCACAg GACCTGCACCAGCTGTGTCGGCTGGAGAAGTTGGCGTGTCACCCTCTGGACAAAGGTCTTCACATCGTCCACAACCCGCTGCTGAAGCCGCTGAAGGAGGTtctggagaggggggggctcgCCGACCTCTTCACCTACCTGAGAGCCAgctag